From Agrobacterium tumefaciens, a single genomic window includes:
- a CDS encoding nickel/cobalt transporter, producing MLSRKTCFFAAVTLPLLVVAAHAQSPLGIGSAEPSFSIGGPFGPLLQWINVHQQMFYRSLTGALKAMREDNWALASLIGLSFAYGIFHAAGPGHGKAVISSYMIANETQLKRGIIISFLSSFLQGAVAIGLVGAAWQLLRGTSITMTKATQTMEVASFAMVALFGGWLLARKLWSFRPRSQSVQVLATAPDIAVSNSTVRAPRTGMGTGLRFQGKPVFADHEHSGNGDLCVSCGQSHAPDPSLLGAKKFSLHEAWSAIIAVGLRPCSGAIIVMSFAVLNGLLLGGTLSVLAMSLGTAITVSALAALAVSAKGLAIRFAGPGSRKAAGIGHAIEIAGALFVLLMGLALLGASLQA from the coding sequence ATGCTGAGCAGAAAGACCTGCTTTTTTGCTGCTGTCACGTTGCCGCTTCTAGTTGTTGCCGCCCATGCCCAATCCCCGCTCGGTATCGGCTCAGCGGAACCGTCTTTTTCGATTGGCGGTCCCTTTGGTCCACTGTTGCAATGGATCAACGTCCATCAGCAGATGTTTTATCGCTCCCTGACAGGTGCACTGAAGGCAATGCGTGAGGACAACTGGGCTTTGGCCTCGCTGATCGGCCTTTCCTTTGCTTACGGCATTTTCCATGCGGCGGGACCCGGCCACGGCAAGGCGGTGATCTCTTCCTACATGATCGCCAACGAAACGCAGCTCAAGCGTGGCATCATCATCTCCTTCCTCTCATCGTTTCTTCAGGGCGCGGTTGCCATTGGATTGGTCGGAGCGGCATGGCAACTGCTGCGCGGCACCTCCATCACCATGACCAAGGCTACCCAGACAATGGAAGTCGCAAGTTTCGCGATGGTGGCCTTGTTTGGCGGCTGGCTTCTGGCCCGTAAGCTCTGGTCATTCCGGCCACGTTCTCAAAGCGTTCAAGTTCTCGCCACGGCTCCAGACATCGCCGTCTCCAACAGCACCGTGAGAGCACCCAGGACGGGAATGGGCACGGGTTTACGCTTTCAGGGTAAGCCTGTTTTTGCCGACCACGAGCATAGCGGCAATGGCGATCTCTGCGTTTCCTGCGGTCAATCGCATGCACCTGATCCATCCCTGCTCGGAGCGAAAAAATTCAGTCTGCACGAAGCATGGTCTGCGATCATCGCGGTCGGCCTTCGCCCCTGCTCCGGCGCAATCATTGTCATGAGTTTTGCGGTTTTAAACGGACTGCTGCTTGGTGGCACGCTCTCCGTACTGGCGATGTCGCTTGGCACCGCCATCACGGTCTCGGCGCTTGCGGCCTTGGCGGTTTCAGCCAAGGGGCTCGCAATTCGCTTCGCAGGCCCAGGCAGCCGAAAGGCTGCGGGGATTGGCCATGCCATCGAGATTGCCGGGGCGCTATTCGTTCTTCTGATGGGGCTTGCCCTGCTCGGAGCCTCGCTTCAGGCCTGA
- a CDS encoding intracellular growth attenuator family protein, which translates to MSEQRGLKDKGRSPAIAAALIMLGFGLIFLVMPKIMLWLGDYSPWLAAAFGTVAVLCFFLLFWLRARYQRRRDGL; encoded by the coding sequence ATGTCTGAGCAGCGCGGACTTAAGGACAAGGGACGTTCGCCAGCCATTGCCGCTGCGTTAATTATGCTGGGGTTCGGCCTGATTTTTTTAGTCATGCCAAAGATCATGCTGTGGCTTGGGGACTATTCACCGTGGCTTGCGGCTGCCTTCGGTACCGTGGCAGTCCTGTGCTTTTTCCTGCTTTTTTGGCTACGAGCACGATACCAGCGCAGACGTGATGGCCTCTGA
- a CDS encoding DUF1007 family protein — MNRKFLSLAACLACIPVVANAHPHIFADARMEIVEGKDGTIQEVRNIWRFDEMFSASVVMDYDKNSDLKLDKDELAEIGSTVLESLSEYSYYTYITANGKPVDFQKPDAIHVDYQDQQILMFFSVKPKTPLHAKGKLSFGAWDPTMYTAIDFAKDDDLATEGKDLAACKHSVVRPDPDEVISQNQNTLTDAFFNDPTGTDMTKLFATRLELSC; from the coding sequence ATGAACAGAAAATTTTTGTCGCTCGCGGCCTGCCTGGCCTGTATCCCCGTAGTTGCAAATGCACATCCACACATCTTTGCCGATGCACGTATGGAAATCGTCGAAGGCAAGGATGGCACCATCCAGGAAGTGCGCAACATCTGGCGCTTCGACGAAATGTTCTCAGCAAGCGTCGTCATGGATTACGACAAGAACAGCGATCTCAAACTCGACAAGGATGAGTTGGCTGAGATCGGTAGTACGGTCCTGGAATCGCTCTCGGAGTATTCCTATTACACCTACATCACCGCCAACGGGAAACCCGTCGACTTCCAGAAGCCGGACGCAATCCACGTCGATTACCAGGATCAGCAAATCCTGATGTTCTTCTCGGTCAAGCCAAAGACGCCACTGCATGCCAAGGGCAAACTTAGCTTCGGGGCTTGGGACCCGACCATGTACACCGCAATTGACTTTGCCAAGGACGATGACCTGGCTACGGAGGGCAAGGATCTTGCGGCATGCAAGCACTCAGTCGTGCGCCCGGATCCCGACGAGGTCATTTCCCAGAACCAGAACACGCTGACAGATGCCTTCTTCAACGATCCGACCGGAACGGACATGACGAAGCTTTTCGCGACGCGGCTGGAGCTGTCATGCTGA